ctttgtggctgCTTAAGTGTTGCTCCCTCCAAgaagtcggacaattcttccacttccaatgcatgcagtcaatgctgccaagcatatcGGGAAAATCGtagactgtttcgtgaagacgaagcaaccgttgacaatcatcggtggtgggtgcccgaaggaattcctcaccgaaagcggAACGAACGCcttcgcaaaaatttttaaggcaaagaattccagttgactcaccgacatgcaaatacttaTCTAAGAGGTTAGCCGTTttcccagtagcaagttgtcggatggcacaagtacacttctacAACGCCGAGATattttgccgaccggttgcatctctacttgtttgaaagtattcaacacgggcggacaatgtgttgaaaataagcataaacaaccgttttgacatgcgaaaacgacgccgaaagtaatcttccagaaaccgcggctggtcggaaaaatagtcggcaacgagcctttcgttggctccttcccggtcacgatggatgtagctgcgagttgatctagttggtcgaggaggaggggcgggggtagttgcggcgacataggcttcataggcggcacgatgttgttcatagtattcttgttcttcgcgctccacttccgcaatgagattggtgaaatccatttgagagggtttgagtgagagatgaagatgtagatgagttgtatgaaaatggatgaatgagagatgagtgggagatgatttgatgtgaaaaatgaatgatgaatgtgtgtatttatagatgattttgggaataaaaaattttaaaaaatcaaaaaaaatccaaaaaaaacggtaataaaacggccatattttttggaatgtgaaaatattttttaaaatttttggtattattttcgatttaaaaaaaaaaatgaatttccaacggaattgccgttggccaatcagaagcCGCCACATcagctcagcggcacggacgtgttcgatgcattgagcagcgccgtgccagcggcaagagcacatcGGCATGGACGGACGGTCGGACGGACcgaccgctgcggatgctcttagtattCCCAAAGGCCACAACCAACGTTAAATTATTCAATGGACTGATTCGATCGATCCAATTGATATGgtagaaaaataatatttttgcaTTATTGGATCGCCGGTCAATACACGCTATTAGCAAATTCATTTTAGCAATTGCAGCACACAATTTCAACAAGTCCATCTTCACCACGACCAACAATTTTAGCATACTCTTCCTTGATCACTCATGGCTGCTTTTGGTGCAGCGGCTTCTCTCAAGATTACAATTGAGAAGCTTTTTGAATCTCGCATTTTGCTGGTTGCTCCGTATCCAATAGTGGAGCAGTTCATTGCTTCCTATTGTGCTGTGTTTGATCATTCATATTTCAAAGTGGTGATAGCGTCTTATGCTGCAGCGGTTTCTCTGAACTACACGGTTCTGAGCATTCTACAATCGTTTCGGGTTCCGCTGGTTTCTGTGTTTCATATTTCAGTTTTCACACGGGTGATGCTGACTTATGTTGCAGCGCTTTTTCTCAAGTATAAGATGTCTCGTTTTCTACCACGCGCCATCGCTACAAAATTCATAGTGCCGGTGATGGCCTACAACGCCATGCATCGCTTGCAGATAGTTCTGCTGAAATTGGAGGAGACCGGCTTCAGGAAGGTGAGGACGAAGGTGAATGCTCTGGATGAACGAATCAAAGAGATCATATGGGAATTCGAAGATTCGCTAGAATCCCAATTCACCAATCAGATTCTTCCACAACTCGAAAGCTCAAGCTCAGGTGGTGTGAGGGATCCCTTGCCTTACTCTGTAAATCTGTGGAGTTTGAAGGAGAGTGTTGATTGCTTCGTCAAGAGGATGAAGGTCATGGAGGCAGAGTACGTATCTGAACTGCTGACTATGCCGGAAGAAGAAAGTGAACCTATTTCCTCAAGAATTGATTTCGGTGGAATCAACTCAGTGATGGTTGGATCATCTGATGTGTTTGAACGAGTCCGGGATTTTCTGATCGAAGATGAGGGGAAACGGATATTAGTGACTGGGATGGCAGGAGTTGGAAAGACCACTATTGCTAAGAAAGTATCCGAGGATCCATTGATTAAGAAGCACTTCGAGCTTCGAGTATGGGTCGAAGTGGGCAGAATATGTCAATCCACTGAAATAGTACAATGCATTCTAGCTCAAGAGGATCCCAACACTTACAACCAAGTGTTTACCCAAggagatgatgatgaggagaaATTAGTTGGACTCTTGAAAGAGAGATTAATGTATAAGAAATGTCTCATTGTGTTAGATGATGTATGGGAATGGGACACACAACTAATGGATATCTTGCCAGAGGAGAATGTCCGAATCTTGGTTACAAGCAGGATACGATTGGATGAATGTCCAATTTATTCTTTAGTGTGCTTGTTGAACGAAGATGAAAGTAATAAATTACTTGGTGAGAAGGTGTTTGGTGAAGAGGGTTTCCCTCCTCACTTGAAGAAATTGGGAGAGAAGATTGCAAAAAAATGTGAAGGTCTTCCACTTATGCTAGTCACAGTGGCGGAGCTCCTATCCAAAGAAGACAAGACTGAAGAATACTGGACTGAGGTAGCCCAAAAACAACATAATTCAGTGTTCATGGATTCATATAATCAAATATCAGAGGTACTTTTCCCAAGCTATGACTACTTGCCTCAATATTTGAAAATGATTTTCCTCTATATGGGAGCTTTCCCTCCATACAGTAATATCGACGAAGATAACATCGTCTATCTGTTGATTGCTGAAGGGTTTCTTGAACCGTCTGAGGAAATAACTTTGTCAAATTCCTTGGGCGAATGCACAATGACACTTATTGACAAGTATAATCTTGTTCTATTAGATGCAGAACCATATGTATCTTGGTTTTCAACGAAAGATTTTCGCGTGCATTCTTGCTGGCAGCATGTATGTAAGAAGGAAGCTAGTAAAATCAAGTTTTTGCATGTTCTACAAAGTTGGGATGATGTAATCAAAGACCAGCGTCGGTTGTGTGCTCATTGCAATACTTTATTTTCCTTCAAACAAGTGTATGATTCAATAAAAAGTGACTGCTCACCCATTGCCCGTTCTCTCCTTTGTCTTGGTCCTTACGTCCAATATCCGGTGCCAATACACGACATGGATCTCAAGTTGCTTAGGGTACTAAATGCTGCTAATGTTCGATTTTACCTTATCTCCCAAGAAATTATGAAACTAGTTTGTTTACGATACCTTTCCTTAACTTGCAACTTAGAGATCACTGTTTCTATatccaatcttcttcatcttcaatcCTTGATGATAAAACCGCATATGAATATTAGAAAGTTTGGAGTTGTATCGTACATGCCGGATGAAATATGGGACATGCAGGAGTTATTAAACCTTGAGGTCACGGGAAGAGACCTACCAACCCCTAATTCTGATGCTACATtggaaaaaattattttatatttctgGTGTGAGTGCAAAGAGTTGCACCAGAGAAATTCTCAAAAAATTCCCTAATTTAAATCAATTAGGAATTATTATGGAGTTGAAGCCTTACGATGATGACAATGTTAGCAACCTAACGAGTGTTCTCGGTTGTATCTCAGAGCAACTCCCTAATTTGGAACTATTGAGATATAATGTAATGAACCCTGATATGAAGTGTCAGTATATGGTTCCTCTTTCAATGTTCCCATTAGGTTTGACAATGTTGTATTTGAGTGGATTGGGGTGCCCATGGAAGCACATGAATGATGTTGGTTCACTGCTACCAAATCTTACGATTCTTGAGTTAAAACACTATGCCTTTCGAGGCTCAGAATGGAATATAGAACCAAGGTGTTTTTCAACTCTTTTGGCACTTGTAATTGAAGACACTGATTTGGTGCAGTGGACAGCACAAGCTGGAACCCTCCCAATGCTTAGGCTCCTAAGCTTACAACATTGCTACAAATTACAACAACTCGATTAGGTGCGTGATCCCTCAATGGTCCAAACTACAATTGAATTAGTTGAGTGTAATCCGTTAGCCGTCACTTCTGCAAATCAATTAGGA
This genomic interval from Salvia splendens isolate huo1 chromosome 13, SspV2, whole genome shotgun sequence contains the following:
- the LOC121760014 gene encoding putative late blight resistance protein homolog R1B-17: MAAFGAAASLKITIEKLFESRILLVAPYPIVEQFIASYCAVFDHSYFKVVIASYAAAVSLNYTVLSILQSFRVPLVSVFHISVFTRVMLTYVAALFLKYKMSRFLPRAIATKFIVPVMAYNAMHRLQIVLLKLEETGFRKVRTKVNALDERIKEIIWEFEDSLESQFTNQILPQLESSSSGGVRDPLPYSVNLWSLKESVDCFVKRMKVMEAEYVSELLTMPEEESEPISSRIDFGGINSVMVGSSDVFERVRDFLIEDEGKRILVTGMAGVGKTTIAKKVSEDPLIKKHFELRVWVEVGRICQSTEIVQCILAQEDPNTYNQVFTQGDDDEEKLVGLLKERLMYKKCLIVLDDVWEWDTQLMDILPEENVRILVTSRIRLDECPIYSLVCLLNEDESNKLLGEKVFGEEGFPPHLKKLGEKIAKKCEGLPLMLVTVAELLSKEDKTEEYWTEVAQKQHNSVFMDSYNQISEVLFPSYDYLPQYLKMIFLYMGAFPPYSNIDEDNIVYLLIAEGFLEPSEEITLSNSLGECTMTLIDKYNLVLLDAEPYVSWFSTKDFRVHSCWQHVCKKEASKIKFLHVLQSWDDVIKDQRRLCAHCNTLFSFKQVYDSIKSDCSPIARSLLCLGPYVQYPVPIHDMDLKLLRVLNAANVRFYLISQEIMKLVCLRYLSLTCNLEITVSISNLLHLQSLMIKPHMNIRKFGVVSYMPDEIWDMQELLNLEVTGRDLPTPNSDATLEKIILYFWCECKELHQRNSQKIP